One Candidatus Sulfotelmatobacter sp. genomic region harbors:
- a CDS encoding 4a-hydroxytetrahydrobiopterin dehydratase: MDAPPGWTNDGHALTKTFDRKDFDGSIAFVNAIAKIANEQNHHPDITISWNEVTIRTWSHDVNAITDRDALLAAAIDAAANDD, from the coding sequence ATGGACGCTCCGCCCGGCTGGACCAACGACGGCCATGCTCTCACCAAGACCTTCGATCGCAAAGACTTCGACGGCAGCATCGCCTTCGTCAACGCCATTGCCAAGATCGCCAACGAGCAAAACCATCACCCGGACATCACGATCTCCTGGAACGAGGTGACGATCCGAACCTGGTCTCACGACGTCAATGCGATCACCGACCGCGACGCCTTGCTTGCCGCCGCGATCGACGCGGCGGCGAATGACGACTGA
- a CDS encoding cupin domain-containing protein — protein MDLRASSNTRSFRPDGDRFRWDDVDVLIYKDEGSAPFREVTRQVLFEEAEQGCQLRYFEVAPGGHTTLERHQHVHAVAIVNGRGSALIGDEVRDVAAFDLCRVPPMTWHQFRAADDAPLGFLCLVSSERDRPQLPSDDDLAALRRDPAIAAFIRT, from the coding sequence ATGGACCTGCGGGCGTCGAGCAACACGCGTAGCTTCCGGCCCGACGGCGATCGGTTCCGCTGGGACGACGTCGACGTGCTGATCTACAAGGACGAGGGCAGCGCGCCGTTCCGCGAGGTCACCCGACAGGTGCTGTTCGAGGAGGCCGAACAGGGCTGCCAGCTGCGCTACTTCGAGGTCGCGCCCGGTGGGCACACGACGCTCGAGCGCCACCAGCACGTCCACGCCGTCGCGATCGTCAACGGCCGCGGCAGCGCGCTGATCGGCGACGAGGTGCGCGACGTCGCGGCGTTCGACCTCTGCCGCGTTCCGCCGATGACGTGGCACCAGTTCCGCGCCGCCGACGACGCGCCGCTGGGCTTCCTCTGCCTGGTCAGCTCCGAGCGCGATCGTCCCCAGCTGCCCTCGGACGACGACCTCGCCGCGCTACGCCGCGATCCGGCGATCGCGGCGTTCATTCGCACCTAG
- a CDS encoding S9 family peptidase has product MATPLVPSDLLRVVLVSDPQITPAGDAVFYRRTTFDASADELRGAIHRVDRDGSDRPFTRGTNDRLPRVAPDGSALAYVGDRGDEQQIFVLRFDGGEAIPVGATHAKIAALAWSPDARRLAFVATAELDPATALGYHDERTGARHFRALPFKSDADGLLDGRRKHLFVVDVAGGDARQITHGDFDAGAPSWSPDGTRIAFAARIDLPETVTALADVYVVDVEKGTRTQITRGAGPAALPVFSHDGREIAFIGHEHGDSGGGQYDFELLVVPAAGGTLRSLSATLGRTIGDQLAGDLRTSLPAAPVWSPDDGEILAHVCDEGATSVRAFARHGSGVRTLAGGERHVFAYTLAANGAAAIAFSTPTVPNEIALLEPYGAERVLTASNPWLAEKTVLAPRRFRPRAADGAVLDGWLLVPERARETRVPLVLEIHGGPHGAYGATFFLEFQVLAAQGMAVAYGNPRGSQSYGTAYADAILGDWGGIDAADVLSILDGALALGTFDEQRLGVAGGSYGGFMTTWLVGHSDRFAAGVSMRAVNDFLSEIGASDIGWFLERELATAWVDDAGRALFEGSPIRAAGSMRAPLLIEHSERDYRCPVDQGEQLFTLLRRLGRGETEFVRFAQTGHELSRGGKPRSRVLRLRAIVQWFVRHLRPAGIDAAPREAGALFRPVPGEPALPD; this is encoded by the coding sequence ATGGCCACTCCTCTCGTACCGAGCGACCTGCTTCGTGTCGTCTTGGTCTCCGATCCGCAGATCACCCCGGCCGGCGACGCGGTTTTCTACCGCCGCACGACGTTCGACGCGTCGGCCGACGAGCTGCGCGGCGCGATCCATCGCGTCGACCGCGACGGGAGCGACCGCCCGTTCACGCGCGGCACGAACGATCGCTTGCCGCGCGTCGCGCCGGACGGCTCGGCGCTGGCGTATGTCGGCGATCGCGGCGACGAGCAGCAGATCTTCGTGCTGCGGTTCGACGGCGGCGAGGCCATCCCGGTGGGCGCCACGCACGCCAAGATCGCCGCGCTGGCGTGGTCGCCCGACGCGCGCCGGCTGGCCTTCGTCGCGACGGCCGAACTGGATCCCGCGACGGCGCTCGGCTATCACGATGAGCGAACGGGCGCGCGCCACTTTCGCGCGCTGCCGTTCAAGAGTGACGCCGACGGTCTGCTGGACGGCCGGCGCAAGCATCTATTCGTCGTCGACGTCGCCGGCGGTGACGCGCGCCAGATCACGCACGGCGACTTCGACGCCGGTGCGCCGTCCTGGTCGCCCGACGGGACACGGATCGCGTTCGCGGCGCGGATCGATCTGCCCGAGACGGTGACGGCGCTGGCCGACGTGTACGTCGTCGACGTCGAGAAGGGCACGCGCACGCAGATCACGCGCGGCGCGGGACCGGCGGCGTTGCCGGTGTTCTCGCACGACGGGCGCGAGATCGCGTTCATCGGGCACGAGCACGGTGACAGCGGCGGCGGCCAGTACGACTTCGAGCTGCTCGTCGTGCCGGCGGCCGGTGGCACCCTGCGCTCGCTTTCGGCAACCCTGGGACGCACGATCGGCGATCAGTTGGCCGGCGACCTGCGCACCTCGCTACCGGCGGCACCGGTCTGGAGCCCGGACGACGGTGAGATTCTCGCGCACGTATGCGACGAGGGCGCGACCTCGGTGCGTGCGTTCGCGCGCCACGGCAGCGGCGTGCGCACGCTGGCCGGCGGTGAACGGCACGTGTTCGCGTATACGCTGGCGGCCAACGGCGCGGCGGCGATCGCGTTCTCCACGCCGACGGTCCCCAACGAGATCGCGCTGCTCGAGCCGTACGGTGCCGAACGCGTCCTGACGGCGAGCAACCCGTGGTTGGCGGAAAAGACGGTGCTCGCGCCGCGCCGGTTTCGGCCGCGGGCCGCCGACGGCGCGGTGCTCGACGGCTGGCTGCTCGTCCCCGAACGCGCGCGAGAGACGCGCGTCCCGCTGGTGCTCGAGATTCACGGCGGCCCGCACGGCGCGTACGGCGCGACGTTCTTCCTCGAGTTCCAGGTGCTGGCGGCCCAGGGCATGGCGGTCGCGTACGGCAACCCGCGCGGCTCGCAGTCGTACGGCACGGCCTACGCCGACGCCATCCTCGGCGATTGGGGCGGCATCGACGCCGCCGACGTGCTCTCGATCCTCGATGGCGCGCTCGCGCTGGGAACGTTCGACGAGCAGCGGCTCGGCGTGGCGGGCGGCTCGTACGGCGGCTTCATGACGACCTGGCTGGTCGGCCACAGCGACCGTTTCGCCGCCGGCGTGTCGATGCGCGCCGTCAACGACTTCCTCAGCGAGATCGGCGCCTCGGACATCGGGTGGTTCCTGGAACGCGAGCTGGCGACGGCGTGGGTGGACGACGCGGGCCGCGCGCTGTTCGAGGGTTCGCCGATCCGCGCGGCCGGCTCGATGCGCGCCCCGCTGCTGATCGAGCACAGCGAACGCGACTATCGCTGTCCGGTCGATCAGGGCGAGCAGCTGTTCACGCTGCTGCGCCGGCTGGGCCGTGGCGAGACCGAGTTCGTCCGGTTCGCGCAGACGGGACACGAGCTCTCGCGCGGCGGCAAGCCGCGCAGCCGCGTGCTGCGGTTGCGTGCGATCGTCCAGTGGTTCGTGCGGCACCTGCGTCCCGCCGGCATCGACGCCGCCCCGCGCGAAGCGGGCGCGCTGTTCCGCCCGGTACCGGGTGAACCGGCGCTGCCCGACTGA
- a CDS encoding M28 family peptidase gives MRTARLLALAASLALAAGLPARADDLTPPLDPAVVAVLAQVSAARLRATDTRLVAFGTRSTLSEHDPGGRGIFAARDWVAEQFREIARHSNGRLTVRYDEYLQPTDPAKRTPRPVVISSVIATLRGDDPTGRTVVMSSHLDSRVTDVEDAVKDAPGADDNGSAVSAVLEAARVMVNLPVHAAVVFACFDAEEQGLLGSAHFARTLQADAVPVEGDLNNDIVGASVGDDGVKRDDYVRIFSEAIPAEASVARVNALGTENDSPSRELARFAKTTGDAYDPGFTGHLIFRADRFLRGGDHESFNAAGYAALRFTEPRETFAHQHQDVRVENGVQYGDLLRYVDFDYLAKVTRYNIASLATMALGAAVPVVTVDTKNLSNDTTLAWTAVPGAVRYEVVRRASTDAQWTSAQDAGNVTKITIPYSKDDWQFGVVSVDAAGHRSPAGFPTPVR, from the coding sequence ATGCGCACGGCACGTTTGCTCGCCCTCGCCGCTTCCCTCGCGCTGGCCGCCGGTCTGCCGGCCCGCGCCGACGACCTGACGCCGCCGCTCGACCCGGCCGTCGTGGCCGTGCTGGCCCAGGTCTCGGCGGCCCGCCTGCGCGCCACCGATACACGCTTGGTCGCTTTTGGGACGCGCAGCACGCTCTCGGAACACGACCCGGGCGGGCGCGGCATCTTTGCCGCGCGCGACTGGGTGGCGGAGCAGTTCCGTGAGATCGCGCGCCACAGCAACGGACGTCTGACGGTCCGCTACGACGAGTATCTGCAGCCGACCGATCCGGCCAAACGCACACCGCGGCCGGTCGTGATCTCGTCGGTCATCGCGACGCTCCGCGGCGACGATCCGACCGGCCGCACCGTCGTCATGTCCAGCCACCTCGACTCGCGCGTCACCGACGTCGAGGACGCGGTCAAAGATGCGCCGGGCGCCGACGACAACGGCTCCGCGGTCTCGGCCGTGCTCGAAGCGGCCCGCGTGATGGTGAACCTGCCGGTCCACGCCGCGGTCGTGTTCGCCTGCTTCGACGCCGAGGAGCAAGGGCTGCTGGGCAGCGCGCACTTCGCGCGCACCTTGCAAGCCGACGCCGTCCCGGTCGAGGGCGATCTCAACAACGACATCGTCGGCGCGTCCGTCGGCGACGACGGCGTCAAGCGCGACGACTACGTGCGCATCTTCTCGGAGGCGATCCCGGCCGAGGCGAGCGTCGCGCGCGTGAACGCGCTGGGCACCGAGAACGATTCGCCCTCGCGCGAGCTGGCGCGCTTCGCGAAGACGACCGGCGACGCGTACGACCCCGGCTTCACCGGACACCTGATCTTCCGCGCCGACCGGTTCTTGCGCGGCGGCGACCACGAGTCGTTCAACGCCGCCGGCTACGCCGCGCTCCGCTTCACCGAGCCACGCGAAACCTTCGCCCACCAGCACCAGGACGTGCGCGTCGAGAACGGCGTCCAATACGGCGACCTGCTGCGGTACGTCGACTTCGACTACCTGGCCAAGGTCACGCGCTACAACATCGCGTCGCTCGCGACGATGGCGCTCGGGGCCGCCGTCCCCGTCGTGACCGTCGATACCAAGAACCTCAGCAACGACACGACGCTGGCGTGGACCGCCGTCCCCGGCGCCGTCCGCTACGAGGTCGTCCGCCGCGCCTCGACCGACGCGCAATGGACGTCGGCCCAAGACGCGGGCAACGTCACCAAGATCACCATCCCCTACTCGAAGGACGACTGGCAGTTCGGCGTCGTCAGCGTCGACGCCGCGGGACACCGGTCACCGGCGGGTTTTCCGACACCGGTGCGTTAG
- a CDS encoding glutamate-1-semialdehyde 2,1-aminomutase, with the protein MRSPTVSAPALDDVLAGGASSPVRAGRRVGGAPFVCARSDGAYAFDRAGRRYIDYVMAYGPLLFGHTPPFVYGLDALAADGIVHGSTSPLELELAARIRGHLPSMEKLRFSTTGSEAVQGAVRVARAFTGRDAVLKFSGNYHGHFDLALQDAGASAETPLATSSGIPAAVVGDLAVARYNDLADVDRHLARIGDRLAAILVEPICGNMGLVETEPGFLEGLRERADRFGALLIFDEVITWLRLGLDGAQGRVGVRPDLTTVGKILGGCFPLAAFGGRADVMGVLAPDGPCFTGGTHAGMPFAVAMGLRVLDHLETRPELYVEMDRRARTLADALRATLRDLDLDYVVVQMESIVDFKFRPGPPTRSYDDQQRDDQRAYAAFYWQMRERGILLPPSHNEVMFLSTAHSDADVAETIAAADASLRAMRAEGIV; encoded by the coding sequence ATGCGCAGCCCGACCGTTTCCGCTCCAGCTCTCGACGACGTGCTCGCCGGCGGCGCCAGCTCGCCCGTGCGAGCGGGGCGGCGCGTCGGCGGCGCCCCGTTCGTGTGCGCGCGCTCGGACGGCGCCTACGCCTTCGATCGCGCGGGACGGCGCTACATCGATTACGTGATGGCGTACGGGCCGCTGCTGTTCGGGCACACGCCCCCGTTCGTGTACGGCCTCGACGCGCTGGCGGCCGACGGCATCGTGCACGGCTCGACCTCGCCGCTCGAGCTGGAGCTGGCGGCGCGGATTCGCGGGCACCTGCCCTCGATGGAGAAGCTGCGCTTCTCGACGACCGGCAGCGAGGCGGTGCAGGGCGCGGTGCGCGTCGCCCGCGCGTTCACCGGCCGTGACGCGGTCCTCAAGTTCAGCGGTAACTATCACGGCCACTTCGATCTGGCGCTGCAAGACGCGGGCGCGTCGGCCGAGACACCGCTCGCGACGAGCTCCGGCATCCCGGCCGCCGTCGTCGGCGACCTCGCCGTCGCGCGCTACAACGATCTGGCCGACGTCGACCGGCACCTGGCGCGCATCGGCGATCGTCTGGCGGCCATCCTCGTCGAGCCGATCTGCGGCAACATGGGCCTGGTCGAGACCGAGCCCGGCTTCCTCGAAGGCCTGCGCGAGCGCGCCGATCGATTCGGTGCGCTGCTGATCTTCGACGAGGTCATCACCTGGCTGCGACTCGGCCTCGACGGTGCGCAGGGCCGCGTCGGCGTTCGCCCCGATCTGACGACGGTCGGCAAGATCCTCGGCGGCTGCTTCCCGCTGGCCGCGTTCGGCGGCCGTGCCGACGTGATGGGCGTGCTCGCGCCCGACGGCCCGTGCTTCACCGGTGGCACCCACGCCGGCATGCCGTTCGCGGTCGCGATGGGCTTGCGCGTGCTCGACCACCTCGAGACGCGGCCCGAGCTGTACGTCGAGATGGATCGCCGCGCGCGCACGCTGGCGGACGCACTCCGCGCGACGCTGCGCGACCTCGACCTCGATTATGTCGTCGTGCAGATGGAGTCGATCGTCGACTTCAAGTTCCGCCCGGGACCGCCGACGCGCTCGTACGACGACCAGCAGCGCGACGACCAGCGCGCCTATGCCGCGTTCTACTGGCAAATGCGCGAGCGCGGCATCCTCTTGCCGCCCTCGCACAACGAGGTGATGTTCCTCTCCACCGCCCACAGCGACGCCGACGTCGCCGAAACGATCGCCGCCGCCGACGCGAGCCTGCGCGCCATGCGCGCGGAAGGGATCGTCTGA
- a CDS encoding serine hydrolase — translation MRRGPFLGMLGAAALAPRRAFAAPELALDGLIAGIPGITGVYARTLAAGPPAASWRAGEQFPAASVIKLAIMATVYRAYDAGTARPTDLVRTRADDLIGGSDVLAGSQPGAAWSLDTLVKAMIRVSDNAAANTLITQFGMSTINHTMRLAGMRDSKLARHFADVVPAWKRNLNVVTPRDVARLLFSLEHGTREGERTIATPQSCRAMIEVMLGNDDATKIVRGLPPGTPCAHKTGELDGTRNDAAIVDPFGDAPYVLVVLTRDLTDYTAGNAGIAAIARRVDAALRTS, via the coding sequence ATGAGGCGCGGACCGTTCCTGGGCATGCTGGGCGCCGCCGCACTCGCACCGCGCCGGGCGTTCGCGGCGCCGGAGCTGGCCCTGGACGGTCTGATCGCCGGGATTCCCGGCATCACGGGCGTCTACGCGCGCACGCTGGCCGCGGGTCCGCCGGCCGCCAGTTGGCGGGCGGGCGAACAGTTCCCGGCCGCGTCGGTCATCAAGCTCGCGATCATGGCGACCGTCTATCGCGCGTACGACGCCGGGACGGCGCGACCGACTGATCTGGTGCGCACGCGTGCCGACGACCTCATCGGGGGTTCCGACGTGCTGGCGGGCTCGCAGCCCGGCGCGGCCTGGTCGCTCGACACGCTGGTGAAGGCCATGATCCGCGTCAGCGACAACGCGGCCGCGAACACGCTGATCACGCAGTTCGGCATGAGCACGATCAATCACACCATGCGGCTGGCGGGCATGCGCGACTCGAAGCTCGCGCGCCACTTCGCCGACGTCGTGCCGGCCTGGAAGCGCAACCTGAACGTGGTCACCCCGCGCGACGTCGCGCGATTGCTGTTCTCGCTCGAGCACGGCACGCGCGAAGGCGAACGCACGATCGCGACGCCGCAGAGCTGCCGCGCGATGATCGAGGTGATGCTCGGCAACGACGACGCGACCAAGATCGTGCGCGGCCTGCCGCCCGGCACGCCGTGCGCGCACAAGACGGGCGAGCTCGACGGCACGCGCAACGACGCCGCGATCGTCGACCCGTTCGGCGACGCGCCCTACGTGCTGGTCGTGCTCACCCGCGACCTCACCGACTACACGGCCGGCAACGCCGGCATCGCCGCGATCGCTCGCCGCGTCGACGCCGCGTTGCGCACATCCTGA
- a CDS encoding ATP-binding protein, whose product MPRPKVAALRLSTPPDPRRSRFVRARVMAFTQACGIPEADTLEFVSAVAEAFANAVEHAQTVRPIEISCSLLGGVTLLATIVDHGRGFPIERVLRPVDLPDDFSERGRGLPIMRRCTDHFSLRTTPGGGTTVVLGRTLRYDAEANQESIAS is encoded by the coding sequence ATGCCCCGCCCGAAGGTCGCCGCCCTTCGGTTGAGCACTCCACCGGATCCGCGGCGGAGCCGATTCGTCCGCGCACGCGTCATGGCGTTTACGCAAGCGTGCGGCATCCCGGAGGCCGATACGCTCGAGTTCGTCAGCGCCGTGGCCGAGGCGTTCGCGAACGCGGTGGAGCACGCCCAGACCGTCCGCCCGATCGAAATCAGCTGCTCGCTGCTGGGTGGGGTCACGTTGCTCGCGACGATCGTCGACCACGGCCGCGGCTTCCCGATCGAGCGCGTGCTGCGGCCCGTCGACCTGCCCGACGACTTCTCCGAGCGCGGCCGCGGCCTGCCGATCATGCGGCGCTGCACCGACCACTTCTCGCTGCGCACCACGCCGGGCGGCGGGACGACCGTCGTCCTGGGCCGCACGCTGCGCTACGACGCCGAGGCGAACCAGGAGTCGATCGCCAGCTGA
- a CDS encoding cytochrome c oxidase subunit 4, with product MSVGVRLFLSSALFSIVIAVAYWYLSHEPTGTFLLGVMAFGLSFASGYMILAERDANLVGDKRDADPDAETGVLVGTYSLHSPLPLWSALSITCVLVGLVISPALSALGLVGGLVLGVFFILQSR from the coding sequence ATGAGCGTGGGGGTTCGGCTGTTCCTCTCCTCGGCGCTGTTCTCGATCGTGATCGCGGTCGCGTACTGGTATCTCAGCCACGAGCCGACCGGCACGTTCCTGTTGGGCGTGATGGCGTTCGGCCTCTCGTTCGCGTCCGGTTACATGATCTTGGCCGAGCGCGATGCGAATCTCGTCGGCGACAAGCGCGATGCCGATCCGGACGCCGAGACCGGCGTCCTGGTCGGCACCTACAGCTTGCACTCTCCGCTGCCGCTGTGGAGCGCGCTGTCGATCACCTGCGTGCTCGTCGGCCTGGTGATCTCGCCGGCGCTCTCGGCGCTCGGCCTGGTCGGCGGTCTGGTGCTCGGGGTGTTCTTCATCCTGCAGAGCCGCTGA
- a CDS encoding metalloregulator ArsR/SmtB family transcription factor, with product MLASVNPGLRLVRALDDPLRYELVMRLFAGPATVSELVAASGAAQSKVSNHLAILRDAEVVSTERMGRAVVYAVADPAIAAVVEALEHACGGARAAIRTAPELAVARSCYDHLAGRLGVAVYDALVARRALHDVNAPTPARKVRGAFGAVELGPAARGVFAQLDIDLDAVMAQRRQFATACSDWTESRAHLGGALGAALQERLLRERWVLRRGGTRALRITDRGRAGLRERFGIEVDALGR from the coding sequence ATGCTGGCCTCGGTCAACCCCGGTTTGCGCTTGGTGCGCGCGCTCGACGATCCGTTGCGCTACGAACTGGTCATGCGGCTGTTCGCCGGCCCGGCGACCGTCTCGGAGCTCGTCGCCGCCAGCGGCGCGGCGCAGTCGAAGGTGTCGAATCATCTCGCGATCTTGCGCGACGCCGAGGTCGTGAGCACCGAACGCATGGGGCGTGCCGTCGTCTACGCCGTCGCCGATCCCGCGATCGCCGCGGTCGTCGAGGCGCTCGAGCATGCCTGCGGCGGCGCGCGCGCGGCGATCCGCACGGCGCCGGAGCTGGCCGTCGCGCGCAGCTGCTACGATCATCTCGCCGGCCGCTTGGGCGTGGCGGTGTACGACGCGCTGGTCGCGCGGCGCGCGCTGCACGACGTCAACGCGCCGACGCCGGCCCGCAAAGTGCGCGGCGCGTTCGGCGCGGTCGAGCTCGGCCCGGCCGCGCGCGGCGTGTTCGCGCAGCTCGACATCGACCTCGACGCGGTGATGGCGCAGCGGCGGCAGTTCGCCACCGCGTGCAGCGACTGGACCGAGTCGCGCGCGCATTTGGGCGGCGCGCTCGGCGCGGCGCTGCAAGAGCGTCTGCTGCGCGAGCGTTGGGTGCTACGGCGCGGCGGCACGCGGGCGCTGCGGATCACCGACCGCGGGCGCGCCGGGCTGCGCGAGCGGTTCGGCATCGAGGTCGACGCGCTGGGACGCTGA
- a CDS encoding cytochrome P450: MSEPRESPCVWVANGAASVREALADPLLRVRPIDEPIPLAIAGTPAGDLFARLCRQNDGPRHDALRAILMTALRNGEGTALDHAARRRTGRLIAASPARDGALLDRLAREVPSTALAALLDLPEAETMADDVGALVAGFAPAPTDDAIVAASAAAVRLTERVAAVWPGDDDLHANLVGVFTQAFDATAGLIGATLLALAARPQLARVAADDVALTQRVVRETARWDPSVLSTRRFAAADTTLGDYRVRTGDTVIVMLAAANRDPAANRRPDTFDPDRPAPVSFTFGDGAHACLGEHLAVTIATAVVRRVLTAGVDIASATAAPRYRGEPNLHIPVFGAP; the protein is encoded by the coding sequence GTGTCGGAGCCGCGCGAGTCTCCCTGCGTGTGGGTCGCCAACGGCGCCGCCAGCGTGCGCGAAGCGCTCGCCGATCCGTTGCTACGCGTGCGTCCGATCGACGAGCCAATTCCGCTCGCGATCGCCGGCACGCCGGCCGGCGACCTCTTCGCGCGGCTGTGCCGGCAGAACGACGGGCCGCGCCACGACGCGCTGCGCGCGATCCTGATGACGGCGCTGCGCAACGGCGAGGGCACGGCACTCGACCATGCCGCGCGACGGCGGACGGGACGTCTGATCGCCGCGTCCCCGGCGCGCGACGGTGCGCTGCTCGATCGGCTCGCGCGCGAGGTCCCCTCGACGGCGCTGGCGGCGCTTCTCGATCTGCCCGAGGCGGAGACGATGGCCGACGACGTCGGCGCGCTGGTCGCCGGTTTCGCGCCCGCGCCGACCGACGATGCGATCGTGGCGGCTTCGGCCGCGGCGGTCCGGCTGACCGAACGCGTCGCGGCCGTGTGGCCCGGCGATGACGACCTGCACGCGAACCTCGTCGGCGTCTTCACCCAGGCGTTCGACGCCACCGCCGGATTGATCGGCGCGACGCTGCTGGCGCTCGCGGCGCGCCCGCAGCTCGCTCGCGTGGCCGCGGACGACGTCGCGCTGACGCAGCGGGTCGTGCGCGAGACCGCGCGCTGGGATCCCTCGGTGCTCAGCACGCGCCGGTTCGCCGCCGCCGACACGACGCTCGGCGACTACCGCGTCCGCACCGGCGATACCGTGATCGTCATGCTGGCCGCGGCCAATCGCGATCCGGCCGCGAACCGCCGGCCCGACACGTTCGACCCCGATCGCCCCGCGCCGGTCTCGTTCACCTTCGGAGACGGCGCGCACGCGTGCTTGGGCGAGCACCTCGCCGTCACCATCGCGACGGCCGTCGTGCGCCGCGTGCTCACCGCCGGCGTCGACATCGCGAGCGCGACGGCCGCACCGCGCTATCGCGGCGAGCCCAACCTGCACATCCCCGTCTTCGGCGCGCCGTGA
- a CDS encoding peptidylprolyl isomerase, which translates to MATHDKPTADEVTTLAAEAKTAKARISTAKGDIVFSFYPDVAPLHSAAFIKLARAGFYDGTTFHRVEPGFVIQGGDPDGTGMGGPGYRLEAEFSEQPHLKGTVAMARSSNPNSAGSQFYICLDDAPFLNRQYTVFGHVVEGQTVVDAIRVGDVMDKVTIE; encoded by the coding sequence ATGGCCACGCACGACAAACCAACCGCCGACGAAGTCACGACCCTCGCCGCCGAGGCGAAGACCGCCAAAGCCCGCATCTCGACCGCCAAGGGCGACATCGTCTTCTCGTTCTATCCCGACGTCGCGCCGCTGCACTCGGCCGCGTTCATCAAGCTGGCGCGCGCCGGCTTCTACGACGGTACGACGTTCCACCGGGTCGAACCGGGCTTCGTCATCCAGGGCGGTGACCCGGACGGCACCGGCATGGGCGGCCCGGGCTATCGGCTCGAGGCCGAGTTCAGCGAGCAGCCGCACCTCAAAGGGACCGTCGCGATGGCGCGTTCCTCGAACCCCAACTCCGCCGGCTCGCAGTTCTACATCTGCCTGGACGACGCGCCGTTTCTCAACCGCCAGTACACGGTCTTCGGCCACGTCGTCGAAGGCCAGACCGTCGTCGACGCCATCCGCGTCGGCGACGTGATGGACAAAGTCACCATCGAATAA
- a CDS encoding DNA starvation/stationary phase protection protein, which translates to MDTTTLTPFQARLGTPSDLAESDRGEIGKALTPLVADLIALYLKTKNYHWHVSGSHYKEYHELLDEQADQIFAYVDQLAERSRKLGQPTIRSAGQVARITRIDDDDREYVEPHAMLHQLVEDNKDIVERMRELHGVCDEIGDIATASLLETFVDETERRIWFLFETVQGGQYTN; encoded by the coding sequence ATGGACACCACAACACTGACCCCATTCCAAGCGCGGCTCGGAACCCCGTCGGATTTGGCGGAGTCGGACCGCGGCGAGATCGGCAAGGCGCTCACGCCGCTGGTCGCCGATCTGATCGCGCTCTACCTGAAGACGAAGAACTACCACTGGCACGTCTCGGGCAGCCACTACAAGGAGTACCACGAGCTGCTCGACGAGCAGGCGGATCAGATCTTCGCCTACGTCGACCAGCTCGCGGAGCGCTCGCGCAAGCTCGGTCAGCCGACGATCCGTTCGGCCGGTCAGGTGGCGCGCATCACGCGCATCGACGACGACGATCGCGAGTACGTCGAGCCGCATGCGATGCTGCACCAGCTCGTCGAGGACAACAAGGACATCGTCGAGCGGATGCGCGAGCTGCACGGCGTGTGCGACGAGATCGGCGACATCGCGACGGCCTCGCTGCTCGAGACGTTCGTCGACGAAACCGAACGGCGCATCTGGTTCTTGTTCGAAACCGTCCAGGGCGGTCAGTACACGAACTAA